The following proteins are co-located in the Nitrospirota bacterium genome:
- the dsrH gene encoding sulfurtransferase complex subunit TusB — translation MKLAVFVSDFKLASDTLDRLKADKLGIIFVANGVYHATTKENGKSSVLLDKAPNLYALSEDIQTRGMNDADVDKRVKVVNYGDVVDIIFNEYDKLAWL, via the coding sequence ATGAAATTAGCTGTATTTGTCAGTGATTTTAAATTGGCAAGTGATACGCTGGACAGATTAAAGGCCGATAAGCTTGGCATTATATTTGTGGCAAACGGTGTTTATCACGCGACTACAAAAGAAAACGGGAAATCGTCCGTTCTGCTGGATAAGGCGCCGAATTTGTATGCACTGTCCGAAGATATCCAGACAAGGGGAATGAATGATGCAGATGTTGACAAGCGCGTAAAGGTTGTAAATTACGGTGACGTGGTGGATATTATCTTTAATGAATACGATAAATTAGCGTGGCTTTAG